One Saccharomyces kudriavzevii IFO 1802 strain IFO1802 genome assembly, chromosome: 7 DNA segment encodes these proteins:
- the SPC105 gene encoding kinetochore-microtubule binding complex subunit SPC105 (similar to Saccharomyces cerevisiae SPC105 (YGL093W); ancestral locus Anc_6.179), with translation MNLDEEGRSSGKEKDAGPGKGILKQNQSSQMTPSFLESSGIRIPTRIITKKDVLDGSNTTSRINTLNLQDKVKRRVSFAPDVTLHSFTFVPEQNNEAKEPRRKKNTNNSPTKRASQEEPFVTSTQIDDARKEEKVVAYEDFDVSGMEFTEPIVAIPDDNKASQDDLTSMEMTEIFPQRIRREDSDIEEKENEQSQHLDDAGTIREETMELTAIHNVHNYDATSESMVEGEPMNLTRYESKAYVSGNASYSGVRPSDRDVEGGSDRGKGISISENNMNSSQPMEMTEVFHAHIQTPSNRNGDVNINDSGNEKEITQIQTDFDRRNGRSEEHSDKKNVSTPNKRRKLGIVSDYAVPVTSVTTPVRYERNASVEDDDDLEMMEKMSPITFSDVDNKAENRSHRSFTTEADSEGVSMEIDTGDGEDAKDDDNDIKIAESIEPPGVDNKWQSDVVLPTQDYTLREFIDEVGVGFLDTKLIDDLDKKVNFPLNSLNLMEIQRIDNVLSAYYIDIPILEVEAFRCKELWRSINESKNKFKDFETQIDRSHPPLLLQEYFSSSEKMKQLMKDQLQLVKGYSKLEAAMEWYEWRKKQLNGLELILAENLSVLKGDYERLNEEIEKINTIRGKTQKLNESIREEIRSLKNLPSDSYKPTLMNRIKIEAFKQELMKHSISLSSTNDLTQEMRSIKSTIAKKSNDLLALRSEIVAVDKKMDRRQLFTRFDMPKLRDNLKVLESLTGICFLKLSRSTLSVEFHQFDGLRVEINLTTFKDDPFKSVNVINDENTEPTSYHLFRMLLQNIERENQESFLSNLFIAMKKWRPLLKYIKLLKLLFPVKIIDSEEQEAILQLKDYDRRNKTAVFYGISYLSFTQGLFSENGQIPMKVRIISQQNYSPSREVLSDRIIHKISGILPSFTKSRISLEFI, from the coding sequence ATGAATTTAGACGAGGAAGGTAGAAGTAGTGGGAAAGAGAAGGACGCAGGGCCAGGCAAGGGCATTCTTAAACAGAATCAAAGCTCACAGATGACTCCGAGCTTTCTAGAAAGTTCAGGTATCCGTATTCCTACTAGgataataacaaaaaaggaCGTTCTCGACGGTAGCAATACGACATCTAGGATCAATACCCTCAATTTGCAAGACAAAGTGAAGAGAAGGGTTTCGTTTGCTCCCGATGTAACGTTGCACAGCTTTACTTTCGTACCCGAACAAAACAATGAAGCTAAAGAACCTAgacgtaaaaaaaatacgaaCAACAGTCCTACGAAAAGGGCTAGCCAGGAGGAACCTTTCGTAACGTCTACTCAAATCGATGATGCTcgtaaagaagaaaaagtagttgcatatgaagattttgacgTGTCAGGAATGGAATTTACGGAGCCTATAGTCGCAATTCCGGATGATAACAAGGCCTCGCAAGATGACCTCACTTCAATGGAAATGACTGAAATCTTCCCTCAAAGGATTAGACGAGAAGATTCAGatatagaagaaaaagagaatgaGCAATCCCAGCACCTTGATGATGCTGGGACAATACGAGAGGAAACAATGGAACTGACTGCCATACATAATGTACACAACTATGATGCTACTTCAGAGAGCATGGTAGAGGGTGAGCCAATGAACCTTACGAGATATGAGTCTAAGGCATATGTTTCGGGCAATGCTTCGTACAGTGGTGTGAGGCCCTCCGACCGTGACGTGGAAGGAGGTAGTGATAGAGGAAAAGGCATTTCAATTTCTGAAAACAACATGAATTCTTCTCAGCCAATGGAAATGACTGAAGTATTTCATGCTCATATACAAACACCTTCTAATAGAAACGGCGATGTCAATATCAACGATAGCGGTAACGAGAAGGAAATTACGCAAATTCAGACAGATTTTGATCGTAGAAATGGCCGCAGTGAGGAACATTCcgacaagaaaaatgtatCAACTCCTAACAAAAGGCGTAAACTAGGTATTGTCTCTGATTATGCTGTCCCAGTTACCTCGGTTACTACACCCGTTAGATATGAAAGGAATGCCAGTGTggaggatgatgatgatttagagatgatggaaaaaatgtcaCCGATAACATTTAGCGATGTTGATAATAAGGCCGAGAATAGATCTCATCGTAGTTTCACCACAGAAGCCGATAGTGAGGGCGTTAGTATGGAAATTGATACAGGAGACGGAGAAGATGCGAAAGACGATGATAACGACATTAAAATAGCTGAATCAATAGAACCTCCTGGAGTTGACAACAAATGGCAATCCGATGTAGTATTGCCCACTCAAGACTACACTTTACGAGAGTTTATTGATGAGGTGGGAGTGGGGTTTCTAGATACTAAACTAATAGATGACCTCGATAAGAAAGTTAACTTCCCGCTCAACAGTCTCAATCTTATGGAGATTCAGAGGATAGATAATGTACTTTCTGCCTACTATATTGATATACCAATTCTGGAAGTGGAAGCCTTCAGATGCAAAGAGCTTTGGAGGAGCATTAATGAATCtaaaaataaattcaaGGACTTCGAGACCCAAATTGATCGATCTCATCCCCCTCTTTTACTTCAAGAATATTTCTCTtcaagtgaaaaaatgaagcaGCTGATGAAAGACCAACTGCAATTGGTTAAAGGGTACTCTAAATTGGAGGCAGCAATGGAATGGTATGAATGGCGGAAAAAACAACTTAATGGATTAGAATTAATTTTGGCAGAAAATTTAAGTGTTTTGAAGGGAGACTACGAAAGATTAAACGaagagattgaaaaaatcaatacTATTAGAGGGAAAACACAAAAACTTAATGAATCGATAAGGGAAGAGATAAGATCTCTAAAAAACTTACCATCGGACTCTTACAAACCCACCTTAATGAACAGGATCAAAATTGAGGCTTTCAAACAAGAATTGATGAAGCATTCCATATCTTTAAGCTCCACTAACGATCTTACTCAAGAAATGCGCTCCATTAAATCGACAATTGCAAAGAAATCCAATGATTTGCTAGCCTTAAGAAGTGAAATTGTCGCTGTggacaagaaaatggaCAGGCGACAATTGTTCACACGATTTGACATGCCAAAACTACGGGATAACCTCAAGGTTTTAGAGTCATTAACGGGTATATGCTTTTTGAAACTCTCAAGGTCGACGCTCTCAGttgaatttcatcaattcgATGGTTTGAGAGTGGAGATTAACTTGAcaactttcaaagatgaTCCCTTCAAGTCCGTGAACGTTatcaatgatgaaaatacGGAGCCTACGAGTTACCACTTATTCAGAATGCTGTTACAGAATATTGAGCGTGAAAATCAAGAGagctttctttcaaatctgtTTATTGCCATGAAAAAGTGGAGGCCATTACTAAAGTACATAAAATTATTAAAGCTCTTGTTTCCGGTAAAAATCATTGACAGcgaagaacaagaagcaATTCTGCAGCTCAAGGATTATGATAGAAGAAACAAGACTGCGGTGTTTTACGGTATATCTTATCTATCTTTTACCCAGGGCCTGTTCTCGGAAAATGGACAAATTCCAATGAAAGTTCGTATAATTTCTCAACAAAACTATTCGCCGTCACGAGAAGTGCTCTCCGACAGAATAATTCACAAGATTAGTGGAATTCTCCCCTCATTTACTAAAAGTAGAATAAGCctggaatttatataa